The genomic interval TCGCCTCGTAGATAGTAGATAGCGAGGTTGAATTGGGCGACACGATTGCCGGCGGAGGCGGCCTCGGTCAACCACTTGAGCGCTTTCCGCTCATTCTCCGGACTGTCATCAAGCTGATGGAAAAATACTGCCATGGCGAACCGGGCGCGAGCGTTCTCTTTCGCGGCCGCCGCTGGTGTTGGCGAATGATTGGTGACCGCGCGCGGTGTCGCTGTCAAATCCCGAGCCGCCGTCCATGCGGGGCTGCCGCGAGGCCCGGTAGAGCGGCCATCATAACGAGAGCCCGGAAGCGATGGAGTCTATCGAGCCGTAGGATGCAGGTCGCGATCGTTCCGCCGATTCTCTTGGGCCGCATCACGACGCCTCTGGCTGAGCGATGATTCGCGCAAAGAAAGTGCGCTTTCGAGAAGGTTGCGATGAGAAACGGCGTCCCAATACAAGAAAAGGCCCGCAGAGTACCCGGGCCGCATGCTAGCGTCTTCGGGATGGGTATGCCAGTCGCCGACGTAGTCGAGCCCCAAGGCATGGTTCTCGACGATTTCCTCCTGTTCGGAAGCGCGATGCGGCCAGAACGAGAAGC from Bradyrhizobium arachidis carries:
- a CDS encoding tetratricopeptide repeat protein: MTATPRAVTNHSPTPAAAAKENARARFAMAVFFHQLDDSPENERKALKWLTEAASAGNRVAQFNLAIYYLRGEGASRDPAKARKWVARSAAQGFEPAIGLQQLPIFGDGGQRGNRAQGTAPTSGKIAETK
- a CDS encoding Mov34/MPN/PAD-1 family protein translates to MSEPHLTLKVGRISVRIGAQALATFDAHRQRRFFQREAGGQRFARVRDTDWEIVTATVPRPRDRFSFWPHRASEQEEIVENHALGLDYVGDWHTHPEDASMRPGYSAGLFLYWDAVSHRNLLESALSLRESSLSQRRRDAAQENRRNDRDLHPTAR